A window of the Bombus huntii isolate Logan2020A chromosome 8, iyBomHunt1.1, whole genome shotgun sequence genome harbors these coding sequences:
- the LOC126868792 gene encoding histone lysine demethylase PHF8-like isoform X4, translated as MELPVTYCLCGRSYDFEQFMIQCDVCKEWYHGGCVSVKEYMSIDLDKYHCPRCEAMCGPSLMKTKLNWHRHDYTEPDADTKPVQTGTPVFIRELKSRHFPKADEVVKHVRGQQLTLQYLQANGFESPIIIDGKDGLDMTVPPPNFSVYDVESYIGGDRDMDVIDVTRQSNIRMKLRDFVEYYNSPCRTRVLNVISLEFTNTGLSPMVEAPYIARKLDWVNSVWPRDWLEDSDIKRPEVQKYCLMGVKDSFTDFHIDFGGTSVWYHVLRGEKVFYLIRPTPANLQLYQHWMCSSTQSETFFGDQADACYKCVIKQGQTMMIPTGWIHAVLTPVDSLVFGGNFVHSLNIPMQLQIYELEKKMKTPAKFQYPGFETINWFAAKKLLKELKELNNEGKKCPAYLLQGVKALLSILKQWNTDKDYNMTSRGQIPETINSQKLLKDFSKEIRHAERYLISLNPPKPERESKRKKKKPLNKDFVDYDVADRMPDNPFKATLKETSKANSTIVESPSSGRPPLKLTLPKPIMYPYAKTQSPTLEEKNVSPVSNRRSSKPGKQSPTVIRFKLGNNEVVRSTHDDINTYNNLHSDHPLGTSKELTWKQTSIYDFHDGSNESDYGRFTIDESPKRKRTPKTNTQKRLKRDYDGDVDVLNDAPKNGIEELLKASAYTLGNGTQRLDVTTSMISQYSQPMPPPTGIYKLKTTSSGRASPSTREAIAGMLSFSEQCYSTTSNSTSKSTKITKVQTSEDDDQSIENIDKVHQDDDFIYPTLDASDDEDFIFKPKAKSQIDEAWNPKARVGPLLPKTNRPAREGVKKTSVEKGLEAAAAKRAKQSSTTKRTYNKKKQKNSSVTSATGTSATSSENTAKTSIGFGSILTSPNRLKDVKAKLAAPVPVERKPKKGMKTAKQRLGKILKLHKMMH; from the exons ATGGAGTTACCAGTTACATATTGTTTATGTGGCCGTTCTTACGATTTCGAACAATTTATGATACAATGTGATGTTTGTAAAGAATGGTATCATGGAGG GTGTGTTTCTGTAAAAGAATATATGTCCATAGATCTTGACAAATACCATTGTCCGCGTTGTGAAGCAATGTGCGGGCCATCGCTTA tgaaaacaaaattgaatTGGCATAGACATGATTATACCGAGCCCGATGCTGATACAAAACCAGTTCAAACTGGCACACCAGTATTTATAAGGGAATTAAAATCCAGACATTTTCCAAAAGCTGATGAAGTTGTTAAACATGTTAGAGGACAGCAATTGACTCTTCAATATTTACAAGCTAATGGCTTTGAAAGTCCTATTATAATTGATGGGAAGGATGGACTTGATATGACCGTTCCACCACCAAACTTCAGCGTTTATGATGTCGAAAGTTACATAG GTGGAGATCGAGACATGGATGTAATCGACGTTACAAGACAAAGTAATATCAGAATGAAATTAAGAGACTTTGTTGAATATTACAATTCCCCTTGCAGAACAAGGGTTCTTAATGTGATTAGTCTTGAATTTACAAACACTGG TCTTTCACCAATGGTCGAGGCACCATACATCGCGCGTAAACTTGACTGGGTTAATTCTGTTTGGCCGCGTGATTGGCTCGAGGATAGTGACATAAAACGCCCCGAAGTGCAAAAGTATTGCCTAATGGGAGTCAAAGACAGTTTCACAGATTTCCACATTGATTTTGGTGGTACATCTGTGTGGTATCACGTGCTACGCGGAGAGAAAGTGTTTTATCTGATCAGGCCTACACCTGCTAATTTACAACTGTATCAACATTGGATGTGCAGCTCAACGCAGAGTGAAACCTTCTTTGGAGATCAAGCCGATGCGTGTTACAAATGCGTTATAAAACAAGGCCAAACTATGATGATTCCAACAGGTTGGATACACGCTGTATTAACTCCAGTTGATTCTTTGGTCTTCGGTGGAAATTTTGTACATAGCCTTAACATTCCAATGCAACTACA AATATacgaattagaaaaaaaaatgaagactCCTGCCAAATTTCAATATCCTGGTTTTGAGACAATCAATTGGTTCGCAGCAAAGAAATTACTGAAAGAAttgaaagaattaaataatgaaGGAAAGAAATGTCCAGCGTATCTTTTACAGGGTGTTAAAGCATTACTCAGTATTCTAAAACAGTGGAACACAGATAAGGAC TATAATATGACCAGTAGAGGTCAAATACCAGAAACAATAAATAGTCAAAAATTGTTAAAAGATTTCAGTAAGGAAATTCGACATGCTGAACGAtacttaatatctttaaatccCCCGAAACCAGAGCGAGAGAGTAAACGCAAGAAAAAGAAACCATTGAATAAAGATTTTGTAGATTATGATGTTGCCGATAGAATGCCTGATAATCCGTTCAAAGCAACGTTAAAAGAGACGAGTAAAGCGAATTCTACGATTGTAGAGTCACCGTCATCCGGTAGACCACCCTTGAAACTCACATTACCGAAACCCATCATGTATCCCTATGCCAAAACTCAAAGTCCAACATTGGAAGAGAAAAATGTTTCCCCTGTTAGTAATAGAAGATCGTCAAAACCGGGTAAACAAAGTCCAACCGTAATTAGATTTAAGCTCGGCAATAATGAGGTGGTCAGGAGTACACATGATGAcataaatacgtataataatttacacTCTGACCATCCCCTTGGGACATCGAAAGAATTAACTTGGAAACAAACTTCCATATACGATTTTCACGACGGCAGCAATGAAAGCGATTATGGTCGATTTACTATTGACGAGTCGCCAAAACGAAAGAGAACACCCAAAACTAATACGCAAAAGCGTTTAAAACGCGATTACGATGGAGATGTTGATGTTTTAAATGATGCACCAAAAAATGGAAttgaagaattattaaaagctTCGGCTTATACCTTGGGAAACGGGACTCAAAGATTGGATGTAAC GACATCAATGATATCACAATATAGTCAACCTATGCCACCACCTACTGG tatttataaattgaaaacaaCCAGTTCTGGTAGGGCATCTCCTTCGACTCGGGAAGCAATTGCCGGGATGCTATCCTTCAGTGAACAATGTTATTCAACTACGTCAAATAGTACATCGAAATCTACAAAAATCACGAAAGTTCAAACTAGCGAGGATGACGATCAGTCTAtagaaaatatcgataaagTTCATCAGGACGATGATTTTA TTTACCCGACTCTAGACGCTTCAGACGAtgaagattttatttttaaacctAAAGCGAAAAGTCAAATAGACGAGGCATGGAATCCAAAAGCCAGAGTAGGACCTCTCTTGCCAAAAACGAATCGTCCAGCTCGAGAAGGTGTCAAGAAAACATCTGTCGAAAAAGGGCTCGAAGCAGCGGCAGCGAAACGTGCAAAACAATCG agCACAACTAAGCGGACGTATAataaaaagaagcaaaagaaTTCATCTGTAACTTCGGCAACTGGTACATCGGCCACATCTTCGGAAAATACCGCAAAAACAAGCATCGGATTCGGCTCGATATTAACGAGTCCTAATAGGCTCAAGGATGTTAAAGCGAAATTAGCCGCCCCAGTTCCAGTTG AACGAAAACCAAAGAAAGGAATGAAAACGGCGAAGCAACGCTTAGgaaaaattttgaaacttCACAAAATGATGCACTAG